The following are from one region of the Streptomyces changanensis genome:
- a CDS encoding ROK family transcriptional regulator: MNLSGLRSHNTARVLGLLRAAGAAGVSRLELAERTGLTPQAVSKITARLRDEGLAAGAGRGVPTGGKPRTLLRLVPDAAHAVGLHLDRDELTAVLLDLAGATVAARTRPLDLGEGPGAVLAAAVEEVAALRGDGTLTGVGIAMPGPLDHTAGVPHRVTGFPAWDGFPLRDTARRALAERLGQDVPVALDKDTNAAALALALRADDDREAGAGDREAADDDREAADGVPGGRGGAPGGGGGSQDGRGGTPEGRGGAPDRLGAAPDDRGGPADGRGGSPDRPGGAPGRPGGTSGRVGVAPDGPGVTPGRVGVAPDGPGVTPDRPGAAPGGRPSAPPADGAASFAYLHVGTGLGAGLVLAGVLHRGARTGAGEFGHQTVQLDGAACGCGGRGCLEALCLAAVARGDLDEAARVLGAGAANLAGLLDVDRVLLGGRVVAAAPGPFLRGVGAALADRARRAGEPPVPVALATGSPHLVAEGAAQLVLAPLFGR; the protein is encoded by the coding sequence GTGAACCTCTCCGGCCTGCGCAGTCACAACACCGCCCGCGTCCTCGGCTTGCTGCGCGCGGCCGGCGCCGCCGGCGTCAGCCGCCTGGAGCTCGCCGAGCGCACCGGGCTCACCCCGCAGGCCGTCAGCAAGATCACCGCGCGGCTCCGGGACGAGGGCCTGGCCGCCGGCGCCGGGCGCGGCGTCCCCACCGGCGGCAAGCCGCGCACGCTGCTGCGGCTCGTCCCCGACGCCGCCCACGCCGTCGGCCTCCACCTGGACCGGGACGAGCTGACCGCCGTCCTCCTCGACCTCGCGGGCGCCACCGTCGCCGCGCGCACCCGGCCCCTGGACCTGGGCGAGGGCCCCGGAGCGGTCCTCGCGGCGGCCGTCGAGGAGGTGGCCGCCCTGCGCGGGGACGGCACCCTGACGGGCGTGGGCATCGCCATGCCCGGGCCGCTCGACCACACCGCGGGGGTACCGCACCGCGTGACCGGCTTCCCCGCGTGGGACGGCTTCCCGCTGCGCGACACGGCCCGCCGCGCCCTTGCCGAGCGGCTGGGGCAGGACGTGCCGGTGGCGCTCGACAAGGACACGAACGCCGCGGCCCTGGCCCTCGCCCTACGGGCCGACGACGACCGGGAGGCGGGGGCCGGCGACCGGGAGGCGGCGGACGACGACCGGGAGGCGGCGGACGGCGTCCCGGGCGGGCGCGGCGGGGCCCCGGGCGGGGGCGGCGGCAGTCAGGACGGGCGCGGCGGCACTCCCGAGGGGCGCGGCGGCGCGCCGGACCGGCTCGGCGCCGCACCGGACGACCGTGGTGGTCCCGCCGACGGGCGCGGCGGGTCTCCCGACCGACCCGGGGGCGCGCCCGGCCGGCCCGGCGGGACCTCCGGCCGGGTCGGCGTCGCGCCCGACGGGCCCGGTGTCACGCCCGGCCGGGTCGGCGTCGCGCCCGATGGGCCCGGTGTCACGCCCGACCGGCCCGGCGCCGCACCGGGCGGTCGCCCGAGCGCCCCGCCGGCGGACGGTGCCGCCTCGTTCGCGTACCTCCACGTCGGTACGGGGTTGGGCGCGGGGCTCGTCCTCGCCGGCGTCCTTCACCGGGGCGCGCGTACGGGCGCGGGCGAGTTCGGCCACCAGACGGTGCAGCTCGACGGCGCGGCGTGCGGGTGCGGGGGGCGCGGCTGCCTGGAGGCGCTGTGCCTGGCCGCCGTCGCCCGCGGCGACCTCGACGAGGCGGCGCGCGTGCTCGGCGCGGGCGCCGCCAACCTCGCCGGACTGCTGGACGTCGACCGCGTCCTGCTCGGCGGCCGCGTGGTCGCGGCGGCGCCCGGCCCCTTCCTGCGCGGCGTCGGCGCGGCCCTCGCCGACCGCGCCCGCCGCGCGGGCGAGCCGCCCGTACCGGTCGCCCTGGCCACCGGCTCGCCCCACCTGGTCGCCGAGGGCGCGGCCCAACTGGTCCTCGCCCCGCTGTTCGGCCGTTGA
- a CDS encoding Gfo/Idh/MocA family protein translates to MSTPPPLRVGLVGYGLAGSVFHAPLIAATEGLVLDTVVTANEERRRQARDTFPDVRLAGSPDELWDRADELDLVVVASPNRTHVPLATAALEAGLPVVVDKPVAGTAAEARALAALAERRGLLLSVFQNRRWDADFRTLRALLDAGELGEVQRFESRFERWRPRPKGGWRESGAPEEIGGLLYDLGSHVVDQALVLFGPAVRVYAEVDVRRPGAEADDDTFVAVTHAGGVRSHLYVSATTAQLGPRFRVLGSRGGFVKYGLDPQEAALREGARPVAGEPWGVEPEALWGRVGAGESPLTGGGRPVPTLPGDYPAYYAAVAAALRDGTPPPVTAGEAAAALDVLEAARRSARDGVAVAL, encoded by the coding sequence ATGAGCACTCCACCTCCGCTGCGCGTCGGACTCGTCGGCTACGGCCTGGCGGGTTCGGTCTTCCACGCCCCGCTGATCGCCGCGACCGAGGGCCTGGTGCTCGACACGGTCGTCACCGCGAACGAGGAGCGGCGCCGCCAGGCCCGCGACACCTTCCCCGACGTCCGCCTCGCCGGGTCGCCCGACGAGCTGTGGGACCGGGCGGACGAGCTGGACCTGGTCGTCGTCGCGTCCCCGAACCGCACGCACGTCCCCCTCGCGACGGCCGCGCTGGAGGCGGGCCTGCCCGTCGTGGTCGACAAGCCCGTGGCCGGTACCGCGGCCGAGGCGCGTGCCCTCGCGGCGCTCGCCGAGCGGCGCGGCCTGCTGCTCTCCGTCTTCCAGAACCGCCGGTGGGACGCCGACTTCCGCACGCTGCGCGCCCTGTTGGACGCCGGGGAGCTGGGCGAGGTCCAGCGCTTCGAGTCCCGCTTCGAGCGGTGGCGGCCGCGGCCGAAGGGCGGCTGGCGGGAGTCGGGCGCGCCGGAGGAGATCGGCGGCCTGCTGTACGACCTGGGCAGCCACGTCGTGGACCAGGCGCTGGTCCTGTTCGGTCCCGCGGTGCGGGTGTACGCGGAGGTGGACGTGCGGCGGCCGGGCGCGGAGGCGGACGACGACACGTTCGTGGCGGTGACGCACGCGGGCGGGGTCCGCTCGCACCTGTACGTCAGCGCGACGACCGCCCAGCTGGGCCCGCGCTTCCGGGTGCTGGGCTCCCGCGGCGGCTTCGTGAAGTACGGGCTCGACCCGCAGGAAGCGGCCCTGCGGGAGGGCGCGCGACCGGTGGCCGGCGAGCCCTGGGGCGTGGAGCCCGAGGCGCTGTGGGGTCGGGTCGGCGCGGGCGAGTCACCGCTGACGGGCGGCGGGCGGCCGGTGCCGACACTGCCGGGCGACTACCCGGCGTACTACGCGGCCGTGGCCGCCGCGCTACGGGACGGCACGCCCCCGCCGGTCACCGCCGGGGAGGCCGCGGCGGCGCTCGACGTCCTGGAGGCCGCGCGCCGCTCGGCCCGCGACGGCGTGGCGGTGGCGCTGTGA
- a CDS encoding heme-degrading domain-containing protein: MTAPTVAELVEQQARLTLPRFTHDDAWRLGTILVDLARERNAPVAVDVRRGAQQLFHAALPGSSADNDAWIDRKRRVVERYAESSLLVGTRFRAKGGSFDTDSRLDPDRYAAHGGSFPITVAGAGVVGAVTVSGLPQLEDHALVVEALERLLAGA; this comes from the coding sequence GTGACCGCCCCGACCGTCGCCGAACTGGTCGAGCAGCAGGCCCGGCTGACCCTCCCCCGCTTCACGCACGACGACGCGTGGCGGCTCGGCACGATCCTCGTCGACCTGGCCCGCGAGCGGAACGCCCCGGTCGCCGTCGACGTGCGGCGGGGCGCGCAGCAGCTCTTCCACGCCGCCCTGCCCGGGTCGAGCGCGGACAACGACGCCTGGATCGACCGCAAGCGCCGCGTCGTGGAGCGGTACGCGGAGAGCTCGCTCCTGGTCGGTACGCGCTTCCGCGCCAAGGGCGGGTCCTTCGACACGGACTCCCGCCTGGACCCCGACCGGTACGCGGCCCACGGCGGCTCCTTCCCGATCACGGTGGCGGGCGCCGGTGTCGTCGGTGCGGTCACCGTCTCCGGCCTGCCGCAGCTGGAGGACCACGCGCTGGTGGTGGAGGCCCTCGAACGCCTCCTCGCCGGCGCCTGA
- a CDS encoding fumarylacetoacetate hydrolase family protein, translating to MKLLRVGPAGAERPALLDPDGTLRDLSALVADVDGALLSDAGALDRVRAAAGAGVLPALDATGLRVGPPVARIGKVVCIGLNYFDHARETGAEPPAEPVVFLKAADTVVGPYDTVLVPRGSRKTDWEVELAVVIGRTARYLESAKDALSHVAGYAVGHDVSEREFQIERGGTWDKGKNCETFNPLGPWLVTADEVPDPQALRLRLWVNGVLRQDGSTADQIFPVGEVVRYVSHFMTLHPGDVVTTGTPAGVALGQPEPKPYLRAGDVVELEIDGLGRQRQELKDA from the coding sequence ATGAAGCTGCTGCGTGTCGGACCGGCGGGTGCCGAACGGCCCGCCCTGCTCGACCCGGACGGCACCCTGCGCGACCTGTCCGCGCTCGTCGCGGACGTGGACGGGGCCCTGCTCTCGGACGCGGGCGCGCTGGACCGGGTACGGGCCGCGGCGGGCGCGGGCGTCCTGCCCGCCCTGGACGCGACCGGGCTGCGGGTGGGACCCCCGGTCGCCCGGATCGGCAAGGTCGTGTGCATCGGGCTGAACTACTTCGACCACGCCCGCGAGACCGGCGCCGAGCCGCCCGCCGAGCCGGTCGTCTTCCTCAAGGCCGCCGACACCGTCGTCGGCCCGTACGACACCGTCCTCGTCCCGCGCGGGAGCCGAAAGACGGACTGGGAGGTCGAGCTCGCCGTGGTCATCGGCCGCACCGCCCGCTACCTGGAGTCGGCGAAGGACGCGCTGTCCCACGTCGCCGGGTACGCGGTCGGCCACGACGTCTCGGAGCGGGAGTTCCAGATCGAGCGCGGCGGCACGTGGGACAAGGGCAAGAACTGCGAGACGTTCAACCCGCTCGGCCCCTGGCTGGTCACCGCCGACGAGGTGCCCGACCCGCAGGCCCTGCGGCTGCGGCTGTGGGTCAACGGCGTGCTGCGGCAGGACGGCAGCACCGCCGACCAGATCTTCCCCGTCGGGGAGGTCGTGCGCTACGTCAGCCACTTCATGACGCTCCACCCGGGCGACGTCGTCACCACCGGCACGCCCGCGGGTGTCGCCCTGGGGCAGCCCGAGCCGAAGCCGTACCTGCGGGCCGGGGACGTGGTGGAGCTGGAGATCGACGGGCTCGGACGCCAGCGGCAGGAGCTGAAGGACGCCTGA
- a CDS encoding YidC/Oxa1 family membrane protein insertase — protein sequence MSAFTEFFAWFSGLVTAPAAIVLLTLLVRTALLPLALASARGQRARARLAPQVAAVRKRYARDPERLRRAVLELHAREKVSPLAGCLPGLLQLPVFFLLYHLFSGPGRVGGPFLGAPLDGRWVDALAQGGAFGRAGLVYLALFALVAAVATWTYRTTRAQLAAAGGDAGADAGPPGAAAVARVAPLLSFGTLVTVAVVPLAAALYVVTSATWSAAERAVLHRPERGRDRSST from the coding sequence TTGTCTGCTTTCACGGAATTCTTCGCGTGGTTCTCCGGGCTGGTCACGGCCCCCGCCGCGATCGTCCTGCTCACCCTCCTCGTCCGCACGGCCCTGCTGCCGCTTGCGCTCGCCTCGGCGCGCGGGCAGCGGGCCCGTGCCCGGCTGGCGCCGCAGGTCGCGGCCGTGCGCAAGCGGTACGCGAGGGACCCGGAGCGGTTGCGGCGGGCCGTGCTGGAGCTGCACGCCCGGGAGAAGGTGTCCCCGCTCGCCGGGTGCCTGCCCGGCCTCCTCCAGCTGCCCGTGTTCTTCCTGCTGTACCACCTCTTCTCCGGCCCCGGCCGGGTCGGCGGGCCCTTCCTCGGGGCGCCGCTGGACGGCCGGTGGGTCGACGCCCTCGCGCAGGGCGGCGCGTTCGGGAGGGCCGGGCTGGTCTACCTGGCGCTCTTCGCGCTCGTGGCGGCCGTCGCCACCTGGACGTACCGGACGACCAGGGCGCAGCTCGCCGCCGCCGGGGGTGACGCCGGGGCCGACGCCGGGCCGCCCGGGGCGGCGGCGGTGGCCCGGGTGGCGCCGCTGCTGTCGTTCGGGACGCTCGTGACCGTCGCCGTCGTCCCGCTGGCGGCGGCGCTGTACGTCGTGACCAGCGCGACGTGGAGCGCGGCCGAGCGAGCGGTCCTCCACCGACCGGAGCGCGGGCGTGACCGGTCCAGTACGTGA
- a CDS encoding DUF6412 domain-containing protein, with protein sequence MRLLLPLLLAVVLLADGPSLPAVALVAAALVACAVVAARSVPAVPPTRVRTALRERDRRTAFLPQRDPDASGRRRPRAPGHRRPAAVAHA encoded by the coding sequence ATGCGCCTGCTCCTGCCCCTCCTCCTCGCAGTCGTCCTCCTGGCCGACGGGCCGTCGCTCCCGGCCGTCGCCCTCGTCGCGGCCGCGCTCGTCGCGTGTGCGGTCGTCGCTGCCCGCAGCGTGCCGGCCGTGCCGCCCACCCGGGTGCGCACCGCCCTGCGGGAGCGGGACCGGCGCACGGCCTTCCTCCCGCAGCGCGACCCCGACGCCTCCGGGCGTCGGCGGCCCCGGGCGCCCGGCCACCGCCGTCCGGCGGCGGTCGCGCACGCGTAA